The Thermoanaerobaculia bacterium DNA segment GTCGATGAGGATCTGCCGCATGGCGCGCGCCGCCAGCGCGAAGAAGTGCGCCCGGTCGTTGCTCGCCGCGGCCTCGTTGTCGACCAGCTTGAGGTAAGCCTCGTGCACCAGCGCCGTGGTCGAGAGCGAGTCGCGCGCTCCGAGCCGCGCCGCGTGGCGCGACGCGACGCGACGCAGCTCCTCGTAGACCCGGGCGAAGACCCGGTCGTACGCCGCGCGGTCGCCCTTTCGGGCGGCGGCGAGCAGCGCCGTGGTGTCGGCCGGGTCGAAGCCCGACCCCGGCCGATCGGAAGGCATACGGGGCACCGCACGTATTTTAGCCGTACGCGCTCCTGGCCCCCACCGGCCGGGGCTGACGTTCTGGGAGGAGAGAAGGAGGGTGGACAGGCACGGATTCCCCGGCTCCCCGCCCCCCGAAGAGGCCAGCCATGAAGCAGCTCGTCACCGCAATCGTCTTGGCCATCGTGTCTCCCGCCCTCGCCGCGGCCGCGGGCGGGAACCTCTACGCCGCCGCCAACGGTGGCT contains these protein-coding regions:
- a CDS encoding RNA polymerase subunit sigma-70 — encoded protein: MPRMPSDRPGSGFDPADTTALLAAARKGDRAAYDRVFARVYEELRRVASRHAARLGARDSLSTTALVHEAYLKLVDNEAAASNDRAHFFALAARAMRQILIDHARHRGRDKRGAGAPHLELGQIDLPGAGPEPDELLALDRA